A DNA window from Daucus carota subsp. sativus chromosome 3, DH1 v3.0, whole genome shotgun sequence contains the following coding sequences:
- the LOC135151369 gene encoding uncharacterized protein LOC135151369 has protein sequence MTNLDRSWISNRLQRDKITLNLEYREGVEEFLNFASLKMEGGMMKCPCKLCKNLNWLGVDDVRFHLISEGMMESYTVWTSHGEVSQKNKKRKSCETRECRRVVDDHVDINSMLHDFAGSNHEFYDTTGTTNVEEAPNDSAKEFYKAIVENGAPIYPGCTKFTRLSFTAKLLEFKNASNCSDKAFNSLIKIIMDVLPKKHTLPESYYEMKKVMKSLRVEYEKIDVCENDCMLFYGDDKDKIVCDICSCNRYLDKSRKNGKKIPRKILRHFPLIPRLQRLYMSAHTSNHMRYYKNREVNEKEISHPADGDEWKNFDLRYPSFAQEIRNVRLGFATDGFNPFGNTGNKTYSVWPVVIVVYNLPPSMCMKRPYMFLTDIIPGPESIGKNINIYLRPLIDELKTLWYTGVQTYDQSLKQNFTMRAALMWTISDFPAMSMVSGWSGKGKLACPVCLGSVQGFQLKHSGKCSFHGTNRIFLEPNDPLRKKSSLFDHSEKRLWRGRLSGEEVKTWIDSIDFPPPGKTNKKKRSDGYGVEHHWTHAPMFYDLPYWSSHSLRHSIDIMHTEKNVFENIFFTIVGGKKSKDHHKARSDCKHFGVLPHLWIDENGKKPKAPYSLSRKQLKLLCQWIESLKLPDGYVSNISRCCNAKECKFFGFKSHDCHIFLQKLLPLSIRELLPGPIVDALTMISNFFQELCSSVITRSDLDLMTKSVIRALCLLETIFPQTWFDSMEHLVIHLAEEIRLAGPAYWHWMYPIERLLGKFKQKVGNKARVEGSIAERYMEEEILNFCSFYFATDSIHNKIRRNEARFDGDGSEKLEVFEYPIECLGKEGSRYLTDKERKLAEEYVLLNSPEIQPYLRRFTDRVMSQRPETTPQQLDCYIKTRFKDWLLKKVGRNDVNRPLLQYLFEGPAMRVMTFETCKVNGYKFCTRTSSGSGVIVKGTSHDNNSDYYGQLEEIVKLIYRGGNYVYLFKCIWFDSVGNGVVIDKNRVVTVDITSRLKSDEIFILASQASQVYYAPSVLNPHGKYFTVVKSKSRPISESIKISNDIEEAYQEDRSNATSAFSIFVDFAQYGSLP, from the exons atgacaaATCTTGATCGAAGTTGGATTAGTAACCGGTTGCAACGAGATAAAATTACTCTTAATTTAGAATATAGGGAAGGTGTAGaggaatttttgaattttgcaagcttgaaaatggAGGGAGGTATGATGAAATGTCCTTGCAAGctttgtaaaaatttgaattggttAGGGGTAGATGATGTTCGGTTTCATTTGATATCCGAGGGTATGATGGAGAGTTATACGGTATGGACTTCGCACGGAGAGGTTtcgcaaaaaaataaaaagcgaAAATCATGTGAAACGCGAGAATGTCGTAGGGTAGTAGATGATCATGTTGATATCAACTCCATGTTACATGATTTTGCCGGTTCGAATCATGAATTTTATGATACCACGGGTACTACTAATGTTGAAGAAGCTCCTAATGATAGTGCTAAAGAATTTTATAAGGcgattgttgaaaatggtgcTCCTATTTATCCCGGTTGCACAAAATTTACAAGATTAAGTTTTACCGCaaaattgttggagttcaaaaaTGCGTCTAATTGTAGTGACAAAGCCTTCAACAGTTTGATTAAGATCATTATGGACGTGTTACCAAAAAAGCACACATTACCCGAGTCTTATTATGAGATGAAAAAGGTTATGAAAAGTTTAAGGGTggaatatgaaaaaattgatgtgtgcgagaatgattgtatgctattttatggagatgacaaagataaaattgtgtgtgatatatgtAGTTGTAATCGATATTTGGATAAATCAAGGAAAAATGGTAAGAAAATTCCGAGAAAGATTTTAAGACATTTTCCTTTGATTCCCCGACTGCAACGCTTATATATGTCGGCACATACATCCAACCACATGAGGTATTACAAAAATCGAGAGGtcaatgaaaaagaaatttcTCACCCTGCGGATGGAGACGAATGGAAGAATTTTGACCTCCGATATCCATcatttgctcaagaaattcGTAATGTAAGACTTGGTTTTGCGACCGATGGTTTCAACCCGTTTGGGAATACGGGTAACAAAACATATAGTGTATGGCCCGTGGTAATTGTTGTGTATAATCTTCCGCCGTCCATGTGTATGAAGAGACCGTATATGTTTTTGACGGATATTATACCGGGTCCGGAGAGTATtgggaaaaatattaatatatatcttagacctctcattgatgaattgaagacaTTATGGTATACCGGAGTGCAAACATATGACCAATctctaaaacaaaattttaccatGAGAGCGGCTCTTATGTGGACAATCAGTGATTTTCCTGCCATGAGTATGGTAAGTGGTTGGTCGGGGAAAGGAAAGCTTGCATGTCCAGTGTGTTTGGGAAGTGTGCAGGGGTTTCAGTTAAAACATTCTGGGAAATGTTCTTTTCATGGCACTAACCGAATTTTTCTTGAACCTAATGATCCATTGCGTAAGAAGAGTAGCTTGTTTGACCATTCGGAAAAAAGGTTGTGGCGTGGACGCTTATCCGGGGAGGAAGTTAAAACTTGGATTGATAGCATAGACTTTCCACCACCCGGAAAGactaacaaaaagaaaagaagtgatGGATATGGGGTTGAGCATCATTGGACTCATGCCCCGATGTTCTATGATCTCCCTTATTGGTCTTCACATAGTTTGCGACATTCCATTGATATCATGCATACCGAAAAAAATGTGTTTGAGAACATATTTTTTACCATTGTTGGGGGCAAGAAGTCAAAAGATCACCACAAGGCAAGGTCGGATTGCAAACACTTCGGTGTGTTGCCTCATTTGTGGATTGATGAAAAtggcaaaaaaccaaaagctcCGTACTCTCTTAGTAGAAAACAACTCAAACTTCTATGTCAGTGGATTGAGTCGTTGAAACTTCCAGACGGTTATGTCTCAAATATATCTCGTTGTTGCAATGCTAAGGAGTGTAAGTTTTTTGGATTTAAATCGCATGATTGTCatattttccttcaaaaatTGTTGCCTCTATCAATTCGCGAGCTTCTACCGGGACCAATTGTGGATGCCTTGACAatgatttccaatttttttcaagaattatGTTCATCTGTGATTACGAGATCCGACTTGGATCTAATGACGAAATCGGTTATTAGAGCTTTGTGTttattggaaacaatttttcctcagacTTGGTTTGATTCGATGGAGCATTTGGTAATACATTTAGCAGAAGAAATTAGACTAGCGGGACCCGCTTATTGGCATTGGATGTATCCAATTGAACGGTTATTAGGGAAATTTAAACAAAAGGTTGGTAATAAAGCGCGAGTCGAGGGTTCAATTGCCGAACGTTATATGGAAGAGGAGATTCTTAATTTTTGTTCCTTCTACTTTGCCACGGactcaattcataataaaatacgTCGCAATGAAGCTCGTTTTGATGGTGATGGCTCCGAAAAATTAGAAGTTTTTGAATATCCAATTGAATGTCTTGGTAAAGAGGGAAGTCGTTATTTGACCGATAAAGAGCGAAAGTTAGCAGAAGAATATGTACTTCTAAACTCTCCAGAAATTCAACCTTATCTAAg gcGGTTTACAGATCGTGTTATGAGTCAACGTCCGGAGACAACACCTCAACAATTAGATTGTTACATAAAGACCCGATTTAAAGATTGGTTATTGAAAAAg gttgGACGAAATGATGTAAACCGACCTCTTCTTCAATATTTGTTTGAGGGACCGGCTATGCGGGTAATGACATTTGAGACTTGTAAAGTCAATGGATACAAATTTTGTACGAGAACATCTTCCGGTTCCGGTGTCATTGTTAAGGGCACTTCACATGATAACAATAGTGATTATTATGGACAATTGGAGGAAATTGTCAAGCTTATTTATCGAGGaggaaattatgtatatttattcaaatgtaTATGGTTTGATAGTGTCGGAAATGGTGTTGTGATTGATAAAAATAGGGTCGTGACCGTGGATATTACTTCAAGATTGAAGTCGGATGAGATTTTTATTTTGGCTAGTCAAGCTTCCCAGGTTTACTATGCTCCCAGTGTATTGAATCCACATGGCAAATATTTTACGGTCGTCAAGTCTAAAAGTCGTCCGATAAGCGAAtctatcaaaatatcaaatgataTTGAAGAAGCTTATCAAGAAGATAGATCAAATGCTACTAGTGCATTCtctatatttgttgattttgcacaATATGGTTCCTTACC GTAA
- the LOC108212211 gene encoding glutamate receptor 2.8-like — protein sequence MLGFRVHDRVFSCVFIYLLVSSFCNAASGNHAKLHAVGGIVDYSSVTGKQQKIAMEMAIVDYHAQVRQLHPRVVLHVMDSRKDPLRAASLAKKLIKKENVSVIIGLDRYDEAVIVAQLGNTSQVPVLSLASDVPFSAPSLWPFLVNMARSQRAQMKAVAAIVQSWQWRKVTVIYEDTPSSVNGIFPDLIEALQEVNADIDYYLPLQAFPLYSIQEKLRDLQRRQSRVFIVHTSSSLAINIFLEAKRLKMMKKEFVWITTDSISNFIDSFNSSTISAMQGVLGVKGFSAFYVQKRYKDFSMRFKAKFRSEHPTQKYMQPGTFALNAYDALYTAVLAIEGKQNPKSLAHNLINHTSVDGEKLLARILQSKFMGLSGEVNFKGGTLAPSKIFQIVNVIGKSYLRLGYWSEGLGFSMNINNGTKYSKSMKILGQVNWPGRSSTTPKGWAIATSSNRLRIGVPGRNTFKEFVNVTYAHPGKPIVGGWSIDVFKAVVQNLPYNLLYDFFPYNGTYDALVQEISLSTFDAVVGDTNIVANRCAYAEFSQPYSDSGLQLLVYSKSKTSAARAWLFMKPFTTCTWISTALVNLYSGFVVWFIERQTNRDFEGSWFKQCGTIIWLAFTTLFTSLQGDKLHSNLSRMAAVIWLFVALAITSSYTASLTSFLTYQNFDPPVTTVETLIRTGAKVGCNGNSFVVKYLQHVLDFDPQNIVRIYKEDDYPEALRSGQIAAAFLEVPYIKLLLAKNCKGFKTGESYKVGGFGFVFPKDSPMLTDISQAVLNVSESGTLRKLEKTMLDSNKCSESDDKDDYSLGLDSFWGLFAITGGASTIAFLFYFFPCRIPKWSGFSSRVFSETEPKHETHNLPGRFASSQHDPDQDERVLFDAEMKNQ from the exons ATGTTGGGATTTCGTGTTCATGATCGTGTTTTCAGTTGTGTATTCATATATCTTCTGGTATCGTCGTTCTGTAATGCAGCAAGCGGGAACCATGCAAAGCTCCATGCTGTAGGAGGTATTGTTGATTACTCCTCTGTTACTggcaaacaacaaaaaatagcCATGGAGATGGCTATAGTAGATTATCATGCTCAGGTGCGGCAATTGCATCCTCGCGTGGTCTTACATGTTATGGACTCCCGGAAGGATCCTCTGAGAGCAGCTTCTTTGG CTAAGAAACTAATCAAAAAGGAGAACGTAAGTGTGATCATAGGCTTGGATAGATATGATGAGGCTGTCATTGTTGCTCAACTTGGGAACACATCACAAGTTCCAGTTCTTTCATTGGCCAGTGACGTCCCCTTTTCGGCCCCTAGCCTATGGCCATTTCTGGTAAATATGGCTCGCTCCCAACGCGCTCAGATGAAAGCGGTGGCAGCCATAGTTCAAAGCTGGCAATGGCGAAAAGTAACTGTCATTTATGAAGATACTCCATCAAGTGTTAATGGAATCTTTCCCGACCTTATTGAAGCGCTTCAAGAAGTGAACGCAGATATTGATTATTATCTCCCTCTTCAAGCCTTTCCTTTATATTCCATACAAGAAAAGTTGAGGGATCTCCAAAGAAGACAGAGTAGAGTTTTTATTGTCCACACTTCAAGTAGTCTCGCGATCAATATTTTCCTGGAAGCCAAGCGAttgaaaatgatgaaaaaagaGTTTGTGTGGATCACCACGGATAGCATCAGTAATTTTATTGATTCTTTTAATTCCTCGACAATCTCTGCCATGCAAGGTGTCCTGGGAGTAAAGGGTTTCTCTGCCTTTTATGTTCAAAAGCGATACAAGGATTTCTCCATGCGTTTCAAGGCTAAATTTCGATCAGAACACCCCACTCAGAAATATATGCAGCCTGGAACTTTTGCTCTGAATGCCTATGATGCTTTATACACTGCTGTATTAGCAATTGAAGGGAAACAAAATCCAAAATCTCTTGCACATAACTTAATCAACCATACTTCAGTGGATGGGGAGAAATTACTGGCAAGAATTTTACAGAGTAAATTTATGGGATTAAGTGGAGAGGTGAATTTTAAAGGAGGAACTCTGGCTCCATCAAAAATTTTCCAGATTGTTAATGTCATTGGTAAAAGTTATCTACGGCTCGGATATTGGTCTGAAGGATTAGGATTCTCAATGAACATTAACAATGGAACTAAGTACAGCAAGTCTATGAAGATATTGGGGCAAGTAAATTGGCCAGGACGTTCTTCGACAACTCCTAAAGGATGGGCCATTGCAACAAGCAGCAACAGACTAAGAATAGGAGTACCTGGTCGCAACACTTTCAAAGAATTCGTGAATGTGACTTATGCACATCCCGGGAAGCCAATTGTAGGAGGATGGTCCATTGATGTGTTTAAAGCTGTTGTTCAGAATTTACCATACAACTTACTGTATGACTTTTTCCCCTACAATGGAACTTATGATGCACTTGTTCAGGAGATTAGTCTCTCG ACTTTTGACGCGGTGGTCGGGGACACAAATATTGTGGCTAACCGCTGCGCTTATGCAGAGTTCTCACAGCCTTACTCTGACTCTGGTCTACAGCTGCTGGTCTACTCAAAGTCGAAAACATCTGCTGCTAGAGCATGGCTGTTCATGAAGCCATTCACAACATGCACCTGGATTTCCACGGCTCTTGTCAACTTATATAGTGGTTTTGTTGTGTGGTTCATTGAGCGCCAGACAAATAGAGACTTCGAAGGAAGTTGGTTCAAACAATGTGGAACAATCATTTGGTTGGCCTTCACTACGCTCTTCACATCTTTACAAG GTGACAAATTGCATAGCAACTTGTCTCGAATGGCTGCAGTAATCTGGCTCTTTGTGGCCTTAGCTATAACTTCTAGTTACACAGCTAGTTTGACCTCGTTCCTCACATATCAGAATTTTGATCCGCCAGTGACTACTGTTGAAACATTAATAAGGACTGGCGCGAAAGTTGGGTGTAACGGTAATTCTTTTGTCGTCAAATATCTGCAACATGTGTTAGATTTCGACCCACAAAACATCGTGAGGATATACAAAGAGGATGATTATCCCGAGGCCCTTAGGAGCGGACAGATTGCTGCTGCTTTTCTCGAAGTCCCATATATCAAACTCCTCCTTGCTAAAAATTGCAAAGGCTTTAAGACCGGAGAGTCGTACAAAGTCGGAGGTTTTGGATTTGTGTTTCCTAAAGATTCTCCAATGCTTACGGACATTTCTCAAGCGGTTCTTAATGTGTCAGAGAGTGGAACACTACGAAAGCTGGAGAAGACTATGTTGGACTCAAACAAATGTTCAGAATCTGATGACAAAGATGATTATAGTCTTGGACTTGACAGCTTCTGGGGTCTCTTTGCGATCACTGGAGGAGCCTCAACTATAGCTTTTCTGTTCTATTTCTTTCCTTGTCGCATCCCAAAATGGTCTGGTTTTAGCAGCAGAGTGTTCTCAGAAACAGAGCCCAAGCATGAGACGCACAACCTACCAGGGAGATTTGCTTCATCACAACATGATCCGGACCAAGATGAAAGAGTCTTATTTGATGCAGAAATGAAAAACCAATGA
- the LOC108211155 gene encoding uncharacterized protein LOC108211155, with protein sequence MAARIKNRKPSPKSSSMGTLWWFVILVVMIIALMARKGKGKGKAKETTKGKGKGKAKETTSTRKGKGKSSTLAIRDEPTDSDEGGENPNEEEVPRRRVIRRPRSHSAGLFGKVPPKPIRINISGGHIEDDQAKKTLLAIVRERWPVGHYTFTDIVEHDGEWLKHVVEEFNLYFKQQKGQSRSEAKNIIEKHIKNTIKRTLNELKTNIEQKSKESGISKLSLRPGYWSELFWKDLLNYWEKNEGHLHRSSVGSTNRKNVERLHSAGARSFNKVKEEMKRKERGKNPTRLEVWNRTHTRVGSDPEHPVYTTPAAMAIATRYASILESRPVSVTQTGDRDEPLEWWLSATGVPEGKKPKKDYLVGFPEARASQLIPTLASRYRDSTRGEAGGSSGQRQEAVIPDNVYLSVVRNVLNEVRANPLQFQRQMSEEEIANFAKTALEASDPAADPSTRVQWNSMIGGEMVHIVGSMVEDILLKMERKVEEEKERRLAAEKDYTDPEELSEEERGGPEAGADAGANASAASGADASAASGADASAASGAGATAAADGAASDSDVTLD encoded by the exons ATGGCGGCAAGAATCAAGAATCGGAAACCCTCTCCAAAATCCTCTTCAATG GGCACCTTGTGGTGGTTTGTCATCCTTGTGGTGATGATCATTGCCTTAATGGCAAGAAAAGGCAAGGGCAAGGGGAAGGCCAAGGAGACAACCAAAGGCAAGGGAAAAGGGAAAGCCAAGGAGACAACTTCCACTCGGAAGGGTAAAGGAAAGTCTAGCACCTTGGCTATACGTGATGAGCCAACTGATTCGGATGAAGGCGGGGAGAATCCGAATGAAGAGGAAGTTCCAAGACGAAGGGTAATTAGGAGGCCACGATCCCATTCAGCCGGTTTGTTTGGAAAAGTCCCTCCGAAACCAATCCGTATCAATATTTCAGGAGGACA TATTGAAGATGATCAAGCAAAGAAGACTTTGCTTGCTATTGTTCGTGAAAGGTGGCCCGTTGGACATTACACGTTCACCGACATTGTTGAACATGATGGTGAATGGCTAAAACACGTAGTCGAGGAATTTAAT TTATATTTCAAGCAACAAAAGGGACAAAGCCGGTCCgaagcaaaaaatataattgagaaGCATATCAAGAACACAATAAAGAGGACGTTGAATGAGCTCAAGACAAATATTGAGCAAAAATCAAAGGAAAGCGGAAtatcaaaattgagtttaagaCCTGGATATTGGTCTGAACTTTTTTGGAaggatttattaaattattgggAAAAGAATGAGGGGCACTTGCATAGGTCATCCGTTGGATCTACGAACCGCAAGAACGTCGAGCGGTTGCATAGTGCCGGTGCCCGGTCTTTTAATAAAGTGAAGgag GAAATGAAAAGGAAGGAACGTGGAAAGAATCCAACTCGCCTTGAAGTATGGAACCGGACGCATACAAGGGTTGGAAGTGATCCCGAGCACCCCGTGTATACCACGCCTGCTGCAATGGCCATAGCG ACACGATATGCTTCTATTCTAGAAAGCAGGCCGGTGTCGGTTACACAAACAGGGGATAGAGACGAGCCCTTGGAATGGTGGTTGTCAGCAACCGGAGTTCCCGAAGGCAAAAAGCCTAAGAAGGACTACCTTGTTGGATTCCCCGAGGCTCGTGCTAGTCAACTTATTCCGACTCTTGCCTCACGTTACAGGGATTCAACAAGAGGCGAAGCCGGTGGATCTTCCGGTCAGAGACAAGAAGCCGTCATTCCCGACAATGTGTACCTCTCGGTCGTGCGCAATGTGCTCAATGAGGTCCGTGCGAACCCCCTTCAATTTCAGCGACAAATGTCTGAAGAAGAGATCGCGAATTTTGCAAAAACCGCACTAGAGGCCTCCGATCCAGCTGCCGATCCAAGTACAAGGGTTCAATGGAATTCTATGATTGGTGGGGAGATGGTACACATTGTGGGGTCGATGGTCGAGGATATACTCCTCAAAATGGAAAGGAAGGTTGAAGAG GAAAAGGAACGCAGACTCGCAGCGGAGAAGGATTATACTGATCCAGAGGAGCTGTCGGAGGAGGAACGCGGGGGACCCGAAGCTGGTGCTGATGCGGGTGCCAATGCTAGTGCTGCTTCGGGAGCGGATGCTAGTGCTGCTTCGGGAGCGGATGCTAGTGCTGCTTCCGGAGCGGGTGCTACTGCCGCTGCGGATGGAGCTGCTTCCGATTCAGATGTTACATTAGATTAG
- the LOC108211157 gene encoding basic leucine zipper 34, which produces MAQLPPKVPNMAPNLAGLSSYSHHQKLPSMENLNSLQSHPWVDDYLNFSSSTKRRSHRRSASDSIAFLEQVSVDHEEECKVRPLAPGFRTSHAAAAQEFDQFDEEQFMAMFTDDEAVDLTVICSSPSSPSHHNCNIEDDQQMQLGNGFRSGSTLDGQNAAGDGVATIDNYNDRNFDSRRVKRILANRQSAQRSRVRKLQYISELEHGVNSLQAEISVLSPRVAFLDHQRLVLNVDNSVLRQRIAALSQDKIFKDGHQEALKMEIERLRQVFNYQQSVKKTDDDDTTLPLAESLVQTSPEKVTKHPNCSSFNDQIMIR; this is translated from the exons aTGGCACAACTTCCTCCAAAAGTTCCCAACATGGCACCAAACTTGGCTGGTCTTTCTTCTTACTCTCACCACCAAAAATTGCCTTCCATGGAAAATTTGAATAGCTTGCAGTCACATCCATGGGTTGATGACTACCTCAACTTCTCCTCCTCCACAAAGCGTAGGTCCCACAGAAGGTCTGCCAGCGACTCGATTGCATTTCTTGAGCAGGTGAGTGTGGACCACGAAGAAGAATGCAAAGTGAGACCCTTGGCGCCAGGGTTCAGGACCAGTCATGCTGCTGCTGCTCAAGAGTTTGATCAATTTGATGAGGAGCAATTTATGGCCATGTTTACTGATGATGAGGCCGTGGATCTCACTGTAATTTGTTCTAGCCCTTCTTCACCTTCTCATCATAATTGCAATATTGAAGATGATCAGCAGATGCAGCTAGGAAATGGATTTAGGTCTGGAAGTACTTTGGATGGCCAGAATGCTGCTGGTGATGGTGTTGCGACTATAGACAATTACAATGATAGGAATTTCGATTCCAGACGAGTTAAAAG AATCTTGGCCAACAGACAATCTGCACAACGATCACGGGTGAGGAAATTGCAATATATATCTGAACTAGAACACGGTGTCAACTCATTACAG GCTGAGATCTCGGTGCTGTCACCACGCGTGGCATTCCTAGACCATCAGCGGCTGGTGTTGAATGTGGATAACAGTGTTCTGAGACAAAGAATTGCAGCTCTCTCCCAAGACAAGATTTTCAAAGATG GTCATCAAGAAGCATTGAAAATGGAAATAGAGAGACTGAGACAAGTGTTTAATTACCAGCAGAGTGTAAAGAAGACAGATGATGATGACACAACACTACCCTTAGCTGAATCATTAGTACAAACATCACCAGAGAAGGTCACTAAGCATCCAAACTGCTCTTCTTTCAATGATCAAATTATGATAAGATAG